The region AATGCAAACTCCACCGAAAGCAACAGACTGGGTAAAACTAGATTTATTAGAAGAAGCTAAAAAATCGTTGGGTGTAACGGGTAAATAGGGGCTTTGATGGCTAAGGCTAAAAATGATTTTCTTTCACGAATCAAAGGTATCTGGGTTCCTCTTTTATTCTTAGCAATTTGGGAGGGAGTCGTCCGCATCGGGTGGGTGAACCCCCAAGTTTTACCTGCGCCATCAGCGGTTCTCGTCAGATGGTATCAGTACCTCATGCCACAAGAAGCCTATGATCCTGCATCGGGCATGTCGAAGCTTACTTGGGCCTTTTCTGGAGAGCTTGTTCACGATTTGTGGGCAAGCTTTTACCGTGTGGTTTTAGGATGTTTCATCGGGGGAGTGTTGGCCTTGCCCATTGGTCTATTGATGGGGCAAAGCCGCAGAGTTTATGATTATCTAAATCCTCTGGTGCAAGTACTTCGTCCGATTCCACCGATTGCTTATATTCCGCTCGCGATCTTGTGGTTTGGTTTGGGAAATCCTCCCGCAGTGTTCTTGATTGCCCTGGGTGCATTCTTTCCAATCTTAATGAATACCATTGTTGGCGTCAGAGCGGTTGATTCTATCTATATCCGTGCAGCTCAAAACATGGGGGCAGGATCTTTCCTTATGTTCAGAAAAGTCATCGTTCCAGCGGCGATGCCTTATATCTTGAGTGGTATCCGCATTGGTATCGGAACAGGTTTCATCTGTATGATCGTTGCAGAAATGATCGCGGTGAATAGTGGACTTGGTTATCGTATCTTGGAAGCGCGGGAATATTTCTGGTCTGATAAAATTATCGCAGGGATGTTTTCGATCGGTCTTTTGGGACTCGCGATTGATACCGTGGTCGATAAATTGAATAACTATTTGTTACGTTGGCACCGAGGTCTTGAATAATGGCAAATACAGAAACTCAAATCAAAGTTCAAGGTGTCGATAAAATCTTCGTCGGTGGCGAAGAAGGTAAAGACGTTATTGCTCTGAAAGACATCAATCTGGAAATCCCGCGCGGGCAATTCCTGTGTCTGTTGGGACCTTCTGGTTGCGGCAAAAGTACTTTACTAAATGCGATTGCAGGATTTTCTTTACCCACCAACGGACAAGTTCTGGTGGAAGGTAAAGAGATCGAAGAACCCGGTCCCGATCGCGGCATGGTTTTTCAGGAGTACGCTTTATTTCCGTGGATGTCGGTTGAAGACAACATCGTCTTCGGACTAAGAATTAAAAAAGCTCCCGAAGAACAAATTCAAAAAACCTTAGAATCACTGCTTGAAAAACTGAAGCTCACAGAGTTCCGCAAACGTTATCCTAAGGACCTATCAGGTGGTATGCGCCAACGTGTGGCTATTGCGCGCGTGTTGGCATTTGATCCACCGATCATGTTGATGGATGAGCCTTTCGGTGCACTGGATGCATTGACTCGCAGAAGCTTGCAAGACGAGCTGATCAAGCTGTGGCAAGAAACTAAAAAAACCGTCGTATTCGTAACTCACAGTATGGAAGAAGCGATTTATTTGGCGGACCGTATTGTAGTTATGACCTACCGACCAGGCACTGTGAAAAAAGACCTGATAGTCGATTTGCCTCGTCCAAGAAATCCAGCGGCTAATGATTTCAATGCCCTTAAGCGCGAAATCAGCGACATGGTTATGGCGGAGCAAAACCGATTCCAGAATGCCCAACTCCGCGGCTCTACAGGGGACTAGTTGGCAAGTGGCACGGATTCATCTGTTGCCACACAAGAGGACTTCAATTTCGGATGTGAACGAGTTGAAGTTAATGACAGCGAATTTTCCGGTGGCTATCGTCGTAATATCATGGACTCATCAGTCACTATTTCTTCAATTGTAGAAGTTGGCAGCTTTTTAAAAGAGCATCACTATCACTTTACGGCTGTGACACCCGAGTCTCATCGCCGAGTCCTTGCGCGGAACTGTCATTTTAATACAATGAAATCCACTGACATCTATCGCCATTTTTTTGGCTGGAATCGAGCGGTGCCTTCGGCTTTGATTGCTCCCCAAGTGTTAAAGCCTTTAAAGGCAGCGAATTTAATTGTAGCGGATGGCCCGGCGGTCAAAAGTTTGGTTCGCTTTGCCACCTTGGATGACAAAATTTTTGCTCATTCGGGTTTTCCCACAGATGATGAACAGTCCGTTTTCTTTGGACCAGATTCCTATCGCTTCATCAACTTTCTAAAGCAAAGTGCACTGAATGCTCGCCGAGTATTGGATGTCGGCTGCGGTTCGGGAGTTGGAGCATTGGCTTTTTCGGCTCACTCCGGATTAAAAGGACTTTGTGATATCAATGACAGGGCTTTATCTTATTCCAAGGCAAACGCTGTCCTTAATTCGTGTCAGAACGTGGAAGTGTTCCAGTCGGATATTTTAAAAAATGTCCCTGAAGGATTCGATCTGCTGATTGCGAATCCGCCGTTCATTATGGATTCGCGCAAGCGTCAGTATCGTCATGGTGGCAATCATTGTGGCTCCGAAATGTCTTTGAAAATAATTGATCAGGCCATGAGCTATTTGCAACCAGGCGGTCGTTTAGCGATGTATACGGGCAGTTGCATCGTCGCAGGAGAAGACACATTTTTAAAACTGTGCAAAGAGCTGGTGCCAAGAAATGGTTTCAACCTGAGCTATCAAGAAATAGATCCCGATATTTTCGGTGAGGAATTGTCTCAAGCCTCGTACAGCCATGTAGATAGAATCGCAGCG is a window of Bdellovibrio sp. SKB1291214 DNA encoding:
- a CDS encoding ABC transporter permease encodes the protein MAKAKNDFLSRIKGIWVPLLFLAIWEGVVRIGWVNPQVLPAPSAVLVRWYQYLMPQEAYDPASGMSKLTWAFSGELVHDLWASFYRVVLGCFIGGVLALPIGLLMGQSRRVYDYLNPLVQVLRPIPPIAYIPLAILWFGLGNPPAVFLIALGAFFPILMNTIVGVRAVDSIYIRAAQNMGAGSFLMFRKVIVPAAMPYILSGIRIGIGTGFICMIVAEMIAVNSGLGYRILEAREYFWSDKIIAGMFSIGLLGLAIDTVVDKLNNYLLRWHRGLE
- a CDS encoding methyltransferase; its protein translation is MASGTDSSVATQEDFNFGCERVEVNDSEFSGGYRRNIMDSSVTISSIVEVGSFLKEHHYHFTAVTPESHRRVLARNCHFNTMKSTDIYRHFFGWNRAVPSALIAPQVLKPLKAANLIVADGPAVKSLVRFATLDDKIFAHSGFPTDDEQSVFFGPDSYRFINFLKQSALNARRVLDVGCGSGVGALAFSAHSGLKGLCDINDRALSYSKANAVLNSCQNVEVFQSDILKNVPEGFDLLIANPPFIMDSRKRQYRHGGNHCGSEMSLKIIDQAMSYLQPGGRLAMYTGSCIVAGEDTFLKLCKELVPRNGFNLSYQEIDPDIFGEELSQASYSHVDRIAAVGLVLEKV
- a CDS encoding ABC transporter ATP-binding protein, with protein sequence MANTETQIKVQGVDKIFVGGEEGKDVIALKDINLEIPRGQFLCLLGPSGCGKSTLLNAIAGFSLPTNGQVLVEGKEIEEPGPDRGMVFQEYALFPWMSVEDNIVFGLRIKKAPEEQIQKTLESLLEKLKLTEFRKRYPKDLSGGMRQRVAIARVLAFDPPIMLMDEPFGALDALTRRSLQDELIKLWQETKKTVVFVTHSMEEAIYLADRIVVMTYRPGTVKKDLIVDLPRPRNPAANDFNALKREISDMVMAEQNRFQNAQLRGSTGD